Proteins encoded together in one Calditrichota bacterium window:
- a CDS encoding PorV/PorQ family protein, protein MKKWMLAVSVAIIGAITLPVHAASVSQATLLFLKIAPGARPAGMGETFVAIADDATATWWNPAGLGFQHKNEVTMMYSRWLPQFNLSDLYYAFISGTYEVPEWGTFGANIVFLNLGETVRTDAQGNTLGTFSSYEMAVTGTYGALIDQNTSMGVALKLAYSNLSPVGAGEEQGKGVATAIAADLGLLHKATFMPGLSLGANLSNMGPKVSYIDRAQADPLPTTLKFGMAYKILDQEYNKLTIASDIDKELVKRDEFGQSDEFYEALFSAWGDGDLVKSLIWHLGAEYWYSTLVGLRGGYYNDHLGRVFPYTFGVSLKYSTYRFDFSYLTAGENHPLTDTMRYSLSVDF, encoded by the coding sequence ATGAAGAAGTGGATGTTAGCGGTAAGCGTTGCCATAATCGGCGCAATCACGCTTCCGGTTCACGCCGCCAGTGTCAGCCAGGCGACGCTGCTCTTTTTGAAGATCGCTCCCGGAGCGCGTCCGGCCGGTATGGGTGAAACCTTTGTCGCAATCGCGGACGATGCCACGGCCACGTGGTGGAACCCGGCCGGCCTGGGCTTCCAGCATAAGAACGAAGTCACGATGATGTACTCGCGCTGGCTGCCGCAATTCAATCTGTCCGACCTTTATTATGCTTTCATCAGCGGCACCTACGAAGTGCCCGAATGGGGAACATTCGGAGCGAACATTGTCTTCCTGAATCTCGGTGAAACCGTGCGTACGGACGCCCAAGGCAATACTCTCGGCACGTTCTCTTCGTATGAAATGGCGGTTACGGGTACGTATGGCGCACTCATTGATCAAAACACCTCGATGGGTGTTGCTTTGAAGCTGGCCTACAGTAACCTTTCGCCCGTAGGTGCCGGTGAAGAACAAGGAAAAGGCGTTGCTACTGCAATCGCCGCCGACCTCGGCCTTCTGCACAAAGCTACGTTTATGCCCGGTCTGTCGCTGGGCGCGAACTTGTCCAACATGGGTCCTAAGGTTTCCTATATCGATCGTGCTCAGGCTGATCCGCTGCCGACGACGTTGAAGTTCGGTATGGCATATAAGATTCTCGATCAAGAATACAACAAACTTACGATTGCATCTGACATCGACAAAGAACTTGTGAAGCGTGATGAGTTCGGTCAGTCGGACGAGTTTTACGAAGCGTTGTTCTCCGCGTGGGGCGACGGAGATTTGGTCAAGTCTTTGATTTGGCACCTTGGAGCCGAATATTGGTATTCGACTCTAGTGGGTCTTCGCGGCGGTTACTACAATGACCATCTGGGCCGCGTATTTCCGTACACCTTTGGCGTATCTCTGAAGTACAGCACTTACCGATTTGACTTCAGCTATTTGACCGCCGGCGAGAATCACCCGCTGACGGACACGATGCGCTACTCACTATCTGTGGATTTCTAA